GTTGCACCACTTTGTTGACGACGTCGGAGTAAGAATCCACCGGTTGGTTCCTCAGCGGCCAGTATCTTCTTTTCTTCACCAAATCCATTATCAGGAGTGGCATCTGGAAGTACAGGAAGGGGCTGGGAGCGACAAGCGCCTCGTTGATGTAGTGCATCCAGAGCCGCGTCCTGTAAAACTTCCAGTGGACCTCAGCGTTGTCGATTATCTTCTGGAAGGTTCCCGtcacgatggcaatgagtgagtTCAGCATCGCGATGAGCATCAGCACCTGGTAGACGGAGTACATGGTGGAGCCAACTACTTCGGTGAACCTGTGCTCGTTGATGGACCCGTCCTCGGCGTTAGCCACCACCACGTCTGCCTGATCATCGGACGCGACGCCCAGCATCCGAAAGAACAGCGTCTTCATGGAATTGCCGAACGATGTGAAAGCCGGGCTCTGTTTCACTTCCTCGCCATCGGGTTCCGTCCTTTTCATTCCTTTGTAGGGCTCGTACATGCGCGTCAGCCCGAACGCAAACGCCAGCATGATGCAGATACAGATGAAGAAGAATCGCACGATCTCGATCATCATGGATGAAATAGACACTTGCAGCGGTCCTAGCTTGGCGCTCTCCTGAAAGTAGAACATGAGCTTGAAGACGCTCATCACAGAGGACACCGCGAACAGTGCCTCGTGTATTAGGGTGCTGTCCATGCTGGGCCAATCCTTGCGAGGAGGCACGGTACCTCCGCTCGGATCTCCCAGCAACTCCGCCCAAGCGACAATCCAAAAGATGAAAGTGAGCAAGAATAGGCTGATCATGGTTATGTCGTACCAGTGCCACATGCTGCTGAAGTATCGCGACGCGCCGATGGTATAACAATGTACGATTTCTTCGAAGACGAAGCCCATTACCCAGATGACGATAAGCCACTCGACCCCGGTGTGAGGAGCGCCCCGGGACGTTCTCGCCTTGTCGAGACATATCTGCATATACACGAAGAATACGAACATGAGCCTCGCAGCGAAGTGGTTCATATACTTGTTCACGGGGCTCGACCAGTGCTTTGCCATGACCGACTGCGGCATCAGCTTGACCCAAATTACTACGACGGGCAGCGTGAAGAACCTGATCAAGAAGTGGACGAGCTTTACTGGAAACGTCAGTCGGTTCCACGCTTTGAACtctccttcccattctatacggAGCACTTGCTGGACGTGGCCGTGCGTGACGAACTCGCGCTCATTGTACTGCAGGGCCAGGATGACGCGCGGAAACGCTAGGTGCGCCACCCGGCCTTCGAGTCCCGCCGGTCGTTCTAGGAGTACGCGCGTCTCCTCAACCGTGCGGCATTGGTCGAGCAGGGCGCACGTGAACGTTCGAAGCTTCGCGATCTCCTGGTCGTATTCTCTTCGGAATTCTTCTTCGGCATGGGACGTCGCGGCCATGCCCTGAGCGTAGAGGAACGAATCGAGTATAGGGTCGCCGGATACCTGGAGCATGTAGTGGGGATTGCAGATGGCCTTGTACGTGTTTAGGTTGCGCGTCGATGCGTTCACTCCTTCTACCCTCATTACCTTGATGCAAGTTTTGCAGAGGCAGGAGGCCGTGTGGGGAGCTTCGACCTCGAGTCCTCGTTTGACGAAGAAGTGTATCAGTGTCCAGTGGCCCATTTGAGCAGCCAGAATAATGGGTGACACGTCAGCGGTGTACGTGGCACTATGCGGGTATCCACGTTTCTCGCACTGCGGGTCGGTCTTGCTTAGTTCCGCGACGAGGAACTCCGTCAATGGCACGTCGCCCGTCTCGACGGCGTgtagcagcacgtcattgagccGGACGCCATTTTGGACCAAGAATTTCACCATCGACAAGTCTTTCCGGCGGACCGCAACGTGAAGCGCCGTGTAGCCCTGACAGTTGACGCAGTCCTTGTTGAGGCTCGCGTGAGAGGCGAGGAACGCCTGCAGATGGGTGATGTCCGCCGCTTCGACCAACTCGAAGTAGCGCACCTCGTCGGGCTCCAGTTCCGGAAGCAAGGCAGGATAGAGAAAGTGCTCTCCCGACTGCTGGGCCAAGGACTTCGAGGAAGCGACGATGTGGACTTCATCTTCGGTATCGGTGACGCCGGCGAGAGCGTGCAGTAGACGCTGAGGGGCTCTCGGGGGCATCTTGATCTACCgctgttgttgtttgtttgtttgtttttccttctacactatggcacatacccactgtgggggattggccaagaattcattgtttaaaatttagaagataatttgaaaaatgaagaatgatataaaaaataaataaataaaacgaaaaattgaATAATAGATACCGTATGAAATATATACTGCAATGACAGTGTGATTGCTCTGGTGGACCAGActgccgtattaacctgatcacaATAACTTCGAATAGATTTGTTAAATTTTGGCGCTTTTTTAATCACTTAACAAATATTTGTTGGATTCAGAATTAAAATGGTGTACGTTTCGTAGCTTGAATGAAATTACACACCTCATCAAAGGCATTCCTGCGGCAATATCCTAAGCCTGAGCCACCGAAGCTTAGTACTATTTATGCCGTTAAGTTTAGGCCTAACTTTGAAAGTGGATTGATGAGAAGACTTTTTCTGATAATTGAATATCGGCGACACGACAAAAAAATAATGCTCAATATTTTCTATTCCTTCGCAGAAATGACAGAGGGTCGATATCGTcggaccagctctgtgtaagtataagttacacagagctggtctgacgaaatctggtgatcgtaacttctATTGTCGAGATTGACTCCACTGAGACTTTCATGGGAATTTTAGATGTTGatattccgtccacgttgttaaTGACTCCATCCGATTTATGCCAATTGCTACTTTTCTATATCTTGTTGTCGTTATATATTCTACTATCGTAAGTACCTTAATTATTGGGCCATCCAGCGATGCTCGCGCTAAGGAATCGGCTATTTCATTTAATTTCAACCCACAGTGACCTGGAACCCACAATAATTTTAGGTGCTTCATATAAGGCGGAATTAACGAGCGTAACGTCTTTACCGCTGGTGAATTATGTGACGCTGTAAGAGCTGTGCATACCGAAagggaatctgttattattaaCGCACTGTTCCCGTCCGTTGGGAGTGTTCGCAGCGCCATGATGATAGCCATGAGCTCAGCTTCGAAAACAGGAGTGCAATCTGGCAGCCTCACGGCGAATGACCATCCAAGCAAATGGGAGACGATTCCTACGCCTGCCCCGTCTTGCACCGTGGCCTGTCCTTTCATCATTCACGGAAGCGTCTGTGGTTATTATATTACGTGTTTGCGCGTGTACAAGGTAATCTTGTAATATATTGTTTCAGAATTTGCGAGATTGAAATTTATAATTTGGAGCAAAATCTCATCATATTCTATCCTAATATTGTTAGTCGACCCTTTCCACAGCCCGCAGctttcgttcttctcttcctcgcaTGAATATAGACTTCGCAATAGTAATCCGTCCCAAAGTCTCAAATACCTCTGGTTAAAGAAGTTTGCACGTTTATTTCCTTTTTGATATTAGAGCTTTAGGGTGTTTGTTATGCTTTGTTTCTGCTCTCTCTCTCACAGATAAGGTTCTTTTCTCCGTAAGTGGCAACTGCCGACGTAGTTGTTTCTGTCCTGTCTGTATATTCTAATCATTCATCATTCAACTGTCTGTACTTGTCACAAACATCCGGACCAGCAATAATGATGGCGACGACAACAAATTCAACATCGTTCTTCAACTCTGACATATAaccagaggccggatttttaggcactgaaaaagctcgttttaggcgccaaaaataggcaggcagaacaacgttttaggcctccaatattgtAAATATAGCCACAATAAACAATCACATaagtgcaaataatttcaaacgaagacgtgcgcgacctctgtctACGACAGCAAAACAACAATATTATTGCTTAACATGACACAAAGGAGCCAACGGttgaacatagcgtgctttgtcccACACGGTtagcactcccgtgttctgcagagtgactCAAATGTCCACCGtcaaatcaacacactcctgagtgtcttttcggcatgactgagaagtgcaaaGCCGGAGCAGACAgtcagattgctaaaagacctgAAGgtagggattcctcctattggccgggtcgaaatgatccaatttctcccctggcagtgaaccactgacGTAGCCaggccggaggggggggggggatgtcgacCTTCCcctccccgaaacttttcagttttgcatgtgtgtatatacacgcatacatacaaacgcatggATGctcgaacatatataaagtatggttgtctcCCCGTCCCTCCCCTGAAAAAGGTTTCTgactacgctactgcagtgaacaccttaaaaagtaaattacaaacaaaacaaaagctgcgtgcacatcatatatttttttttctttttttgctcttcactttcctttccgCTTACAGCTCTCcgtggtttcgcattcgccaaccgctcgggccatgtcagcgcggcggcgaatgctcaccggcgtgtcccgcttcactgcagCTAGCGGTTtgttccgggagttggttgaactgaggactaggttgaaccatTTTATTTTTCTATGGTTGAAACCCATAGTTctcaacagtcaatcttacgagGTAACaggaataacggtctcaaacagcaccggGAGTGAAATTTGAGGCTAAATAGCCTTcgtataagcgccaattttgaaaataagtatttataggcatttataagcgtttaggcacgaacgccaacaataggcatttataggcactataaaaacactataaaagcccttcttaacctctaattcatgctcatatatcaaaatggcgcgataggagcgcaaggaacaaaataggcatttgcctaaaatccggtctctacttatAACAAAGAAACAGTAGCAGAGACgtccgcttttagatgcgaagtatctcttgcacgggggtatgtaaggcggcgtggtaatccgcacgcagctttgtccgcactcacactatgcatgcccgactctcctccttccctctcttcaatagctgcgcgttactctctccacttctcaaccagcacctgcttgcacttctcctgcgttctcgcttctgctctcacggcacatacgctactctcctcctctagtctcctctctttcaaatagtagagcgctgcgcgcgttcagtacAGCGCTTGCcttggttggctcctctgaaatgcgggctcgacatgccgaaattctctcctgcgcagcgccgcgatgacggcgagcgcatgcgcgtcccctccccctctctctcctctccaacgctgcctctctctcacgcgcctgtcgacgttcctcgcacgccctgtgagaattaacggccaggctagagggaagacacgacgcgcgtagtgttcctcttcgcgttccacgacgcgaggtcggtagcatgcccagcgaacgccaacggaacgcgatcgtgcaagtgctccggcttcgcatcacctcatggtcccctttagcgggatatggtgtaatttttaggggcgaagctccttaaggcgacacccgttcgtccctcgtagtcgtagtcgtagtagtcgtagtgcgtaaccagtcttacgctttgacctcaaaggtggtgccggtgggcgatttttcctgtgcgttgttgaacaataaaaaattcgcagcgtgcgcgttaactaaaagccgaattcttctgtctctcattccccattagcagccattggcatgttccagtaggaaacgttagtagaagtagaagtgtaagtgttagctaaaagccgacttcttctgtctctcattcccattagcagccattgtttacctccaaggtagtgcctggtgagatttctcctgtgcgtgattaaacaataaaaattttgttcaaaacgccattgattgatgaaatataccaacgaaagacgccagatgttttgtaaaagcaaaacgaaagaacgccagatgtttctaaagcaaaacgaaaagacgccagctgcttaacgaaagacgccagatgttttctaaagcaatggttttctaaacaatgaaaattcaaagcgtacatgtaaaattaaagtgagctgcaagtcgtcataactcattgaacctttagtataaacgcgcccgatctcacgtcggtgatgatgtactgggcagaattcacggaagattcacggtttaccgatgaacctccgcagcttcgcccactcatcatcattcactccgtggatatgctgtgatttttttgtgccgATCTCCcgtagtgggtatgagccatcgaTAGGAACCGTCTATCAGAGGGCCTAGCTGCACATCGTCAGcccggggtcacgtgacctgcgcagAACCGTCCCGTATGACGTCagtggtagagcggcacgtcgaCCCTGGCTCTGGCAGTAGTGATGGTGGCAAAATAGTGAAAACCACGAAGCGGCGTGGCGTTGGTTACTGGCGCCTATGAAACAACGAAATGTCTTAGCAACCTTCTTGGACAAAACAGCCCAAAAAGTCGAGAAATATTTCTCTATCATGAGTCGCTCGCTATCGCAACTTCAGTGCTAATTTCTTTTGCGGCATAACCAGCTCCTCGCTGACAGCTTTGTATAACAACGATTcatacagtgcgtgggatcttcTGACGTTTTTCATCCCGCCTCTTAAGAccttaataaatgcgaagcatttcttagcgaacttctgcgagtttgagcgtatctatctatctatctatctatctatctatctatctatctatctatctatctatctatctatctatctatctatctatctatctatctatctatctatctatctatctatctatctatctatctatctatctatctatctagccgcctacgactttgtgctctcctggtcgtttcgttaatcggatgtgtaccaaaattggtatggaataccaTGACCGtattaggaacataaatgacaggtcataacatgaaaatcatgacatgcatgtcatgaacaacatgatttacattccacggccttggggctcttgcggccattccgttaatttcatatataccaaaactggtatgacgtgacaagagttcatggcgaatataatgacaggtgctaacgcgcaaatcatgacacgcatgtcatgtgcggcatgatttacatggcatggtctcggggcgctcgcggccgtttaaatgaatggatatacacgaaagctggtatgacgagacttttcgacatgacgaacataactgacacgtggcaacatgaaaatcatgacatgcgtgtcatgcacgtcattatttacatgccacgctcatgacgcactcgcggccgtttcgctgggttgatatacaccaaaattggtattgtgcgatgtgactgtatgaaaaacatgaataacaggtggtaacatgaaaaccatgacatgcatgtcatgtatgtcatgatttacatgccacgctcatggtgcattcgcggccgtttcgcgggcttgatatacaccaaaactggcattgcacgacgcgactgtatgacgaacgtaaattagagtaggtgacatgaaaatcatgacatgcgtgtcatgtagaacatgatttacatggcacgctcatggtgcgctcgcggccgtttcgccagattgatatgcaccaaaatttgtattgcgcgatgtgactgtttcaagaacatgaataacaggtggtaacatgaaaaccatgacatgcatgtcatgatttacatgtcacgctcattgtccgatcgcggccgtttcactagcttgatatacaccaaaattggcattgcgtgacgcgaatgtatgacgaacataaatgacagttggtaacatgaaaaccatgacatgcatgtcatgtatggcatgatttacatgccacgctcatggtagacttacggccatttcgctcgtttgatatacaccaaaattggtattgtgcgatgtgactgtatgacgaacataaatgacaggaccTAACATGTGAATTATATTATgtgtgtcatgtacggtatgatttacatgacactgttatggtgcgttttccggccgtttagataactggatatataccaaaattggtattgcatgacaggagtgcgtgatgaacataaatcaccggtcatgcagtgtatataccagaatatacgtttcattggcatgctatatatcacattgtgcatgcacgcgtggaCAGCAAACAtacgatatatggtgaactagatgcatggcatgaatgatttcatttggatCAAAAATGAACAAAGcgatcagggttgccactgactttcgagtaaatgtcgccaaacgacgagcagaaagtcgccaaaagtcgccattttttttacaaatttcgccaaaaaagtcgccattctagatatgtgcggcatatcctagtaataagaacttccactgatgtatagccccgtagaatacaatgccattcaaagcccttaaagtatcttgacatttttcaatgccaggcgcatcgccccttcaccatgggagtgcttggtgcacctggttctccgactagccgcaagatgtgcgcggaggcgcaagtatgaaaggataaaacgctcatgatatccttccatccctgtccgctcgttacaaaggtaaaagtgtggtaaaccttaggcgaaagccgcgaaggcgttgtttgtcgacagctttacatcccctcatatgaaaaaaaaaggattaacaggtttattgaaagtagtaagacagaattcttacaggtatcgttcattagtgagtcttatgcctttcagtgtgaactaatatgataccggacgccactgtccctttcatatataaccacttatatctacccgcgtcaatccagtgcgttataattgaacaggtagacattgtaaaatattatatagcaattgttttcattgcacacgtccaccgagaacagtagaaaatgcctaaataaatatttttttattgcacgaacacctgcgtatccgcccatcttcgctatacgagctcgattaggggatactgcagcagtgaataggtcgccaagctattcagaatagttggagctttggcggaacaaatgaccggaacacacgaccaacccgtcatctagccccttcagaagcgaaactttagcgaagctctgaagcatctagatgaatctagatgaattgaggagatacacacgagttacaggacggacatacagaacggcgcacaatgtgcacctcaaaaccgagaaaaatacagagaatagtgccgctcattcgttgggaaggcactgagcttaagatgcataactcagtggagacctaagctgaaaatcgccaaaaattcgccatgtcgccattcataattttaggtcgccacgggcctctcaaattcgccaatttggcgaaaagtagccaccactggcaaccctgaaagcgatgtatgcagctctttgctggctgcttcgcattacatcaattcccacagtgcgtgggatctgccggactttttttttctgagaaattcaGCGAATTATCTGCGGTCAAACTAGACCATATAATGTAATAAACAATATAGGTCACTTAAATTGCTGC
The nucleotide sequence above comes from Rhipicephalus sanguineus isolate Rsan-2018 chromosome 8, BIME_Rsan_1.4, whole genome shotgun sequence. Encoded proteins:
- the LOC119403425 gene encoding short transient receptor potential channel 4 — protein: MPPRAPQRLLHALAGVTDTEDEVHIVASSKSLAQQSGEHFLYPALLPELEPDEVRYFELVEAADITHLQAFLASHASLNKDCVNCQGYTALHVAVRRKDLSMVKFLVQNGVRLNDVLLHAVETGDVPLTEFLVAELSKTDPQCEKRGYPHSATYTADVSPIILAAQMGHWTLIHFFVKRGLEVEAPHTASCLCKTCIKVMRVEGVNASTRNLNTYKAICNPHYMLQVSGDPILDSFLYAQGMAATSHAEEEFRREYDQEIAKLRTFTCALLDQCRTVEETRVLLERPAGLEGRVAHLAFPRVILALQYNEREFVTHGHVQQVLRIEWEGEFKAWNRLTFPVKLVHFLIRFFTLPVVVIWVKLMPQSVMAKHWSSPVNKYMNHFAARLMFVFFVYMQICLDKARTSRGAPHTGVEWLIVIWVMGFVFEEIVHCYTIGASRYFSSMWHWYDITMISLFLLTFIFWIVAWAELLGDPSGGTVPPRKDWPSMDSTLIHEALFAVSSVMSVFKLMFYFQESAKLGPLQVSISSMMIEIVRFFFICICIMLAFAFGLTRMYEPYKGMKRTEPDGEEVKQSPAFTSFGNSMKTLFFRMLGVASDDQADVVVANAEDGSINEHRFTEVVGSTMYSVYQVLMLIAMLNSLIAIVTGTFQKIIDNAEVHWKFYRTRLWMHYINEALVAPSPFLYFQMPLLIMDLVKKRRYWPLRNQPVDSYSDVVNKVVQRYLCHERVILYD